In Oryza sativa Japonica Group chromosome 8, ASM3414082v1, the sequence GATAATGCACAAGTAGCTTTCCCATGCATGAACCAGAACATGCATGTAGGATAAGCTAGCTAGGTTTAATCCATATAGATATAGTACAAGTTCATAGTCAATGGCGTGGACGTAGTAATTAATTAGTGTGTACATGAGGGATGTGATCAACTTGGTGACTTGATAAGCACAGTGTAAGTGTAAATTAATATTCTTTTTGATGACGTTGTTTGCTCGGACTAATATAATTGCCACTGGAATTGGATTCCATAGAGTTGTTTATGAAAGAATGCCTTGCCAAGATACGAGACAGAGATACAGTGGAAATATGAAACTTGTCTAAGTTGGATAGCGTTCTGATCAGCCTGCAAGCAAAACTATTGTACGTACAGTTAGCTGATCAAGAATTATCTCAAACTTAATTATGTCTTCATAACATCTTTCATTGAGATTTCTTGCCGGCAAAGTATATATGTGACTTATAATGCATATAGAAGTTCGTTCAGTGCAGTTTCTTGGAACGCTAGAGAGGATATATGAcgagaacatttttttttcctgattcaCAAAACAGTCTACAAATGATAGTTAATTTTTGTTTAAAGATAAAGGAGATATTTTTTATTGCAGTATAAGATATCGTCTATAAATTATAGTTAAAACCAACTTATGATGAAAATGAAATTAcatgttaaaaaataaaaaagaaacgtTAAACTATGTTTTCTCCCTATACAAGTCATTTATATCGGGCAAATTGAGTAAATGCCCATGTACACAAATTGAGTAAGCCAAGAACAAAACCATTACTACAAAACAATACTTATAGTGTTAGTTTTTCCCCCTCATCAATGTTGGTTTTGAAACTAGCACTAATTATTGAGCACTTATGAGAGGATCCTCATGTTACCGGTTCCTAATCCGAGAGTGATAGGGTGACaatttgaaaaacaaaagagCTGGTACGACTCTATTGAAGCCGAGCCGATGCATCATCATCGAGCATCTTTATccacaaaacaaaacaatcaCGAATCCAACTAAAGTAGCAGTCACAAAGGCATCCTAAAAATTGGTATGGTTGAATCAAACACTTTACAGAACATAGATCCAGTTTTTTGCATAATCTCTAAGCATATACAAACATCCATATCGAACTTTTTTCGGAACAAGCACAAGACACGCTtgttaactagaaaaaaaaatcccattgaGTGTCAACTCGTTTTTTCACCGTGATGGCATCAGATCCATCATCCCTCGCTCCTCCGGCATGAACTGTCACTAGCTCACACGTCGTTGCAATCAGTGCTTATTTATTTGAAAAACTAGCCATGTGGAAACACATTAATACTGGTTTTTTTAATGAACCAGCACTTATGTGGCATCATTAATGATGGTTATTCCATGCGGATGACGCGCATGGGCCGGCGGGTGGACAGGAAACCGCTATCAATGCTGAGTTTTCCTTGTTTGGTATTGATAgggtgttactccctccatcccataaaaattaCATTTCTAGCTAATTTAGAACAAAACAATAGGATTGGAAAATAACCATAATGACCTTATTTAATGAACCCATTGCATGCACACATTCCATATATACAAATGATTAAAAGAAAGTTTGAGAGAATTAacccatataattagcatactttAATTACAAGCTGAGAGAACTTAAGGAAACTTATCTAGATGAATCAATTTGCTAGGGCCCAAATGGctagatatataatttttatgggacaaagCCTTAGAGCTagaaatgcaatttttttaggacggaggtagtacgatTAAGCAGTTTTGTACTTCCTCCGGGCtaataatacttatcgttttaggtaagggtgaggtcaaactttagaacttttgattatgaatcatttttaaaatatttgtctttcaaatatgatgactacatgtatagattagtcttagaAAGTacttaataaaatcatatatttgttaacacttttatacatattataatggacaataatggttaaagttgtttttttaagaccGTGCTCTTATCCAAAACAataagtattatcaaccgggaggGAGTAGCAGTGAACATGGCTTAACATGTGTCTTTTAGAGTCTGGACCCTCTGCTTCGTTGTGCAAAACATGGACTTATTTCTCCACATGTACTATATATGATTAGAGAAATGGAAGTTTTTATTTCTGatatatacaaaaatggaaCGAGGAACATGTTTCAAAGTAACAAACCACCCCCAACACACACATGAAGACCAATTCGATTCAATCAGAAGCAGTTCGACCATCACACATAACCGAGATTTTAATTTAAAGAGATTTTACGGCCTAGCAGAACAGTAAAatcactttaattttttttatcactccTTAATTCAATTTAATTTGAGGGCTCGTtttggcgccggcgccgctcgtCGGAGAGCTGCTTTGCGAACTTGGCAAGCTGATCTCTGTTCGTGCCTTCGCCGGCCACATCCACGTAATGGCCGGTCTCCAGGTCTACTCGTGAGACGTTCTTGTCGAGAAGCATTTCCCCAATCTTCACCAGGTTATCCATGTTTTCCTTGGAGCAGTCGTCGATCGAGCCCGCACTGCCCGTCAACTGATCATACTGCATTTACACTCCAACAGATCGATCATATATCGATACAACATCTTGTTAAGTTAGAGAAAAATTTTCTAATTGTCTTCTTTATCGAAGAAAAGTCACAAATTACGACTAAGAACAAGGTGAAACTAGACCTTAGGCTCCTTAATTTGAAAAGAAAACTAGAGTTCAGGCTACTTTTGAGGTCCTGTTTTTCCCCAAATAGACTCAAACGCAGTGCAATATATGGACATTGTTTAGGTCCTGTTTAGGCTACTTTACTCAGTTTTGACGTTCCACTTTGatcattaattttttattagaatattgTGCAAGtcttataaagaaaaaaatatacttatatgatTTTTAcgttttcaaaatattttgagatACTAATGGTCAAAGTACGGTGGTACTACCTCTTTATGGATAGTAAAAACTTCTCATCTAGCACAAATAGGTATTTTACCTGTATGCGTAAGTAGTTCTTTTCGCATTGAAGAGCGCTGAAGAGCACACCGAGGTGGATGTCAACCATGTCAGCACTAGCAGAAGTAAACATGTCGATGATGGGAGCTGAGCTACCCTTGATGAGCCAGTTGAAGATTCCCCACTTGGCAGCGTCCTTGGCCTTGTATTTCTGATCGTGATTCGACCCACAGCCGATGGAGATCACCATGAACTTGCCATACTCCGTCGGCTTCACCGGGAAGAAGTCGCAATCTTCCTTGTCCTCGAGGATGATATACTTGGACACTTGGCTCATTGCACACAATGTCTACACATACAGTTCCATGtctatatattattatattccaacagatatactccctccgtctctaaatatttgacaccgttaattttttagcacatgtttgactgttcgtcgtatttaaaaaaatttatgaaatatgtaaaactatatgtacacatataagtatatttaacaataaattgaatggtaggaaaagaattaataattacttaaattttttaataaaacgaacggtcaaacgtatttaaaaaagtcaatggtgtcaaatatttagaaacagagggagtattattagGACTCTTTTGCAGAATGGGATTTTCACAGGAAATAGTTTGATTCCCTTAAAAGTCCTAAAAAAAGAAACCTGAGGTTTGCATCGGCGACACGTGGTGCTTACCGGGTTGTTGGCGGCGACCCCACCGTCGACGAGGTTGAACTCCCTCGTCTGGCCATTGTCGTCTTTGGTCTCGAAATAGTGCGCCGGGAAGAAGGTCGGTGCGGCGGAGGTGCTGATCGAAATGTCCGACAGGAGAGCATTCTTCAGTGGCTTGTACTTCAACTGATCATCACCAAACCATCCATATATTAGAAATTCCAAACATTTCATTATCCTTTATAGTTTATACCCATGTGTGTTGACTATAAGGTTTGGTCCCGATTACTTCTTAAAATGGGACACTTTTTTCTTTATATAAAACGTCGGCAACAGCCTGATCGTTCGAAAAAAAGACTATACACAAAAATAGTTTATCTTTGGTTAATCTTCATTCGCCAAAAATTCTCTTGTTCTGATTAAGCCACCTAATTAAAACTGTGCACATCATCGTCTTAGCTCTATTTGTGGCTATATATTCCACTGGAAAAGTGGATATTGACATTGATGATTGATATCCACTACTAGAGCAAAATTGGTGGTAGCTGCTTCACTGATGGGGGGTAGACGAAAATTATGCTCGTGTGTAGGTGATGAGCCCGGTCACTGAAACATCATGGGAAGAAAGAAAACGACGCTGTACCTCGAATTTGGAGAAGATGGTTGGTTGCAGGTTAGCGATGTCGAAGGTGGGAATAACCACGTTCGTCAGCGCCTTGTCCAGCCTCGTGTCGCCGAGCTTCTCTCGGAGCAGCGAATGGAGGTACTTGCCGTCGTACTTTGGGCCACTCACCATCCTCAGCGTGCCGGCGATCTTGGACAAGACCCAGTTCCTGCGAATTCACCGGCTCATTCACCATTgattagaatatatatataaataataatcAAGTTGTTGCAATCTTCAGCAAGCAAACGATGCATGTTGTACTAAGAAATGTAATTTTATATGACAAATTGGTTTGCTATgtgtgcatgcatatgcatgggacTAGGTTACTACTTCTGTGGGAAGATGCTGGGCGAGTGTTCGATGTAGAATTTGGCCAATTCGTCGGCGGCGAACAGTGGCCGGTTGTTCTCGTTTGGAGCAGTGAGCATCGCCGTCAGGAGGCCACCGGTgctcgtgccggcgacgacgtcgaAGTAGTCAGCGATCCTAGCATCCGGACCATCCAGTTTCTACACAAACTCAGACAAGTCATCACTAATAATTAAGTCACAGTGTAACAAGAACAATTCACAACTTTAGTTCAATTATATTGTTCATCACTTACTTGGAGCTCTTTCTCAAGGAAGGCGAGGATGGTGGCCGGGATGATCCctctgacgccgccgccgtcgatgctCAGGACGGTGACCATCTTGACCTTTTCAGGAGAGCTCGAACTTGCACCTTCCGGTGAGCTAGCACTTGCCATCGTTTTGCTACTTTGATAGCTCAAAATCAGGCTAATATTGATGCAACGACTTATGGAACGAAAGAAAGAACAATGCAAGATTGGCGGTGATTAGCAGGAAGGCAAGCAAGCAATTTGGGGTTCTTTTATAAAGACATGCACGTTTGCAACAGAAGGAAGCAAGGAACAAAGATTGGCCAGGTCAGCTGCAGAGATACATAGGCTAACCGGCAGTTGCCAACTAAGACTAATAAAAACttcatcaagaaaaaaaaattaagcctAATAAACAACATCGTTTAATTAGCTTTAATTAATCATCAGTTCCTTTCAACGGTTTGGTGCCTTGCTTGAACTTTTCTTGAAAAGAATATCTATTAAAATGCTCTTAGTTTGAGAAGAAACTTAACAAGTGCTGCGTCAACTACAACTTGTCATATAATTTCGCAATGCTTGCAGATCGCGTTTAATTAGGATAACATACTGAGACGTGCttaattatattttctctcgaGCAATAATGGAAATGATAATAGCATGCATGGAACCAATGTGGGAGAAAAGAATTAATGTAGATAAAAAGGAATAAAATAAGACAAATTAACTAACAGCTTCGGTTAATTAAGTTGCATGGTTTGCAGTCACCAATCCAGGAGGAAGAAgcgaaaaacagaaaagaaaattaggggggggggaaaggaaaaggagataaggaaaaagaagaggagggggaaaAATTATGGTTGGTGTATTTTACTATATTTACGTGGTTTTTAGTAGCAATAAGCATCCACACATCTGCTCCGAGAGGTTAAGAGATTTGCAGATTTTGAGGAGAAAAAAGGCGGATATACAGTATATATTACATATTTGACAttcaaggaaaaaagaaaagcagatATATATTGCATATTTGGGTTCTGGTTACAACAACGTTCACTCTGAAAAGTTAAGAGATTTGCACATGTTgatagagagaagaaaaaggaggataCTTATTGTATATTTGGGTTCTGGTCACAACAATGGTACTGGTTGTTTGAGCCATGCATTAAAAGCCACATCCAATTTTGTTTTGATTTCACTATGCCTTGGTTTTTAGTTAAGCTATAGGAGTATCTATGTTACCTTAaaagagagaatcccttatataccactAGAATTTGACCAGTTTTTTTATATGTCACTTAAAATTGGTttctcccttatatgccactagttCAAGTTTTTCTACCCTTTTATGCCACACCCACCACTATAGTGTTAGTTGACTGTTAGTtaaagattagttttttttcgtaaatgaccaatatgccctctcaactaaaaaatgtgtaaacttcaaaaaaatcataactaatttattttaaatcctttttgagtgaataaaattttgtcagaaccagtgaaaaatgctctttatattaaaaatattgttagaaaactgcatgtttcatgcttacattgaaaatttatttgtgatggtaatggctaaaattgcatgtgatgcagaaaaaatcaattttcatatgttgTATCCAGTAGCTATATTAGTACTAAAATACTTATTATTGGTTGTATACTAATTCTCAAGGGCAAATGCGTCTTTTTACAATGAAGTTAATGGTCAACTGACGGTGGACTGACGGCAATGGCATAAAAGGGAGGAGAAACTTGAACCGGTGGCATAAAAGGGAGAAGCCAATTTGAAGTGGCATATAAAGGAGCCAGTTAATTT encodes:
- the LOC4345833 gene encoding patatin-like protein 2, which encodes MASASSPEGASSSSPEKVKMVTVLSIDGGGVRGIIPATILAFLEKELQKLDGPDARIADYFDVVAGTSTGGLLTAMLTAPNENNRPLFAADELAKFYIEHSPSIFPQKNWVLSKIAGTLRMVSGPKYDGKYLHSLLREKLGDTRLDKALTNVVIPTFDIANLQPTIFSKFELKYKPLKNALLSDISISTSAAPTFFPAHYFETKDDNGQTREFNLVDGGVAANNPTLCAMSQVSKYIILEDKEDCDFFPVKPTEYGKFMVISIGCGSNHDQKYKAKDAAKWGIFNWLIKGSSAPIIDMFTSASADMVDIHLGVLFSALQCEKNYLRIQYDQLTGSAGSIDDCSKENMDNLVKIGEMLLDKNVSRVDLETGHYVDVAGEGTNRDQLAKFAKQLSDERRRRQNEPSN